A stretch of Ipomoea triloba cultivar NCNSP0323 chromosome 11, ASM357664v1 DNA encodes these proteins:
- the LOC115995593 gene encoding tyrosine--tRNA ligase 1, cytoplasmic — protein MDNQALPTDAVESLSLNASSSSSSMSQMSLEQRFSIIRSIGEECIQEDELRNLLANKPQPICYDGFEPSGRMHIAQGVMKAINVNKLISGGCKVKIWIADWFAQLNNKMGGDLKKIQVVGQYLIEIWKAVGMNLESGQVEFLWSSEEINSRAHEYWPLVMDIARRNKLPRILRCCQIMGRSEQEELTAAQIFYPCMQCADIFFLKADICQLGMDQRKVNVLAREYCEDIKRKNKPIILSHHMLPGLQEGQEKMSKSDPSSSIFMEDEEADVNLKIKKAFCPPKVAEKNPCLEYIKYIIFPWFNEFKVERNPDNGGEKTFKTFEELVADYESGALHPGDLKPALSKALNKILQPVRDHFKNDAKAKDLLKRVKGYRVTK, from the exons ATGGACAACCAGGCTCTGCCAACTGATGCTGTGGAATCACTATCTTTGAATGCCTCCTCTTCATCCAGTTCCATGTCTCA GATGAGTTTGGAGCAGAGATTTAGCATTATTAGGAGCATAGGGGAGGAGTGCATCCAGGAAGATGAGTTAAGAAATCTGTTGGCAAATAAGCCTCAACCAATATGCTACGATGGATTCGAACCCTCAGGTCGGATGCACATTGCTCAG GGGGTTATGAAGGCAATAAATGTTAACAAGCTTATATCTGGGGGCTGTAAAGTGAAGATCTGGATTGCAGATTGGTTTGCTCAGTTAAATAACAAGATGGGTGGAGACTTAAAGAAAATTCAAGTTGTTGGGCAGTATCTGATTGAGATATGGAAAGCTGTGGGAATGAATCTGGAGAGTGGTCAAGTTGAGTTTTTATGGTCCTCTGAAGAGATCAATTCTAGAGCTCATGAGTACTGGCCACTTGTTATGGACATTGCACGCAGAAACAAACTTCCTAGAATTTTGAG ATGCTGTCAAATTATGGGTCGCTCTGAACAAGAGGAATTAACTGCTGCCCAAATATTTTACCCATGCATGCAGTGTGCTGACATATTTTTCCTCAAG GCTGACATCTGTCAATTGGGAATGGACCAGCGTAAAGTGAATGTACTTGCCAGAGAATACTGTGAAGATATAAAGAGGAAAAACAAGCCTATCATATTGTCTCATC ACATGCTGCCTGGCTTGCAGGAAGGTCAAGAGAAGATGTCAAAGAGTGATCCATCATCTTCCATTTTCATGGAAGATGAAGAG GCAGATGTGAATCTCAAGATAAAGAAGGCATTCTGCCCACCTAAGGTTGCAGAGAAAAacccttgtctagaatacatcAAGTACATTATCTTTCCCTGGTTTAATGAGTTCAAGGTGGAGCGAAATCCAGACAATGGTGGCGAAAA GACCTTCAAGACTTTTGAGGAACTTGTTGCCGACTATGAAAGTGGTGCATTGCACCCTGGGGATCTTAAACCTGCTCTGTCAAAGGCACTAAACAAGATCCTGCAG CCTGTACGTGACCATTTCAAGAACGATGCCAAAGCAAAGGACCTTCTGAAGAGGGTAAAG GGTTATAGAGTTACCAAGTAA